In Paralichthys olivaceus isolate ysfri-2021 chromosome 1, ASM2471397v2, whole genome shotgun sequence, the following are encoded in one genomic region:
- the prc1b gene encoding protein regulator of cytokinesis 1b isoform X2, producing the protein MRKSEVLAAEAVSCLNKALCHLKDIWEEIGIPEDQRLQRTNVVKNHIKGLLEMMIKEEECLKKRLLSSIHTCRTEMEKLCLELQLPVFEEEEGVSMLQQEKNIRTQVEALMKERTRRMQQLKDLLEQDQDLCDILCSMPYGIAPESVPSPEQLENFSQHITNQSTEKAKRYAEFMDLKKQIISYMDELDRIPETSFEKDVVCEDEDSFCLSSDNITALKLLLCQLEERKAENEAMCETHREKIQQLWERLQVPQEERGAFSEHMVTSKKRNLEALQGEVERLEELKLLNIRNVTDAIRSEIAVFWEKCFFSTDQRQAFAPYLSEDFTEELLYLHDAEIQRLKQHYEDHKELFDGVQQWEESWRLFQELEKKATDPARFTNRGGNLLKEEKQRSELHKSLPKLERKLKAQIDGWESEQGREFLVNGQKFLKYVEEQWELHRLEKEKEKEERHLKRTKQTEEDMLYGTAVRTPTKHRFLGTTTPNNKSRKFNATSSISSATSNSTMRSVYGGTVCRSPVPRPPLSANKCPAARTPGGGKPPQPRLQGCNKENEAQLKGIPLSGALLTPASPQRNFSIASVASTYSEFVRDLVNSESVQSSETCPRPLTPRSSTTS; encoded by the exons ATGAGAAAGAG TGAGGTGCTGGCAGCAGAGGCGGTGTCGTGCCTGAACAAAGCTCTGTGTCATCTGAAGGACATCTGGGAGGAGATTGGGATCCCGGAGGACCAGAGACTACAGAGAACAAATGTGGTTAAGAACCACATCAAG GGCTTACTAGAAATGATGATCAAAGAAGAGGAGTGTCTGAAGAAGAGGCTCCTCAGcagcattcacacatgcaggaCAGAAATGGAGAAACTCTGCCTAGAACTTCAGCTGCCTGTGTTTGAG gaagaggagggtgtTAGCATGCTCCAGCAAGAGAAGAACATCCGCACACAGGTGGAGGCCCTGATGAAGGAGAGGACTCGTAGGATGCAGCAGCTGAAGGATCTGCTGGAGCAGGACCAGGACCTGTGCGACATCTTGTGCTCAATGCCATACGGCATCGCTCCGGAATCTGTGCCGTCACCGGAACAACTGGAGAACTTCAGCCAGCACATCACCAATCAGAGCACAGAGAAG GCAAAACGTTATGCTGAGTTCATGGACCTGAAAAAGCAGATCATCTCGTACATGGATGAGCTGGATCGCATCCCTGAGACCAGTTTTGAGAAAGACGTGGTCTGTGAGGATGAGGACTCGTTTTGTCTTTCCAGCGACAATATTACAGCGCTCAAGCTGCTCCTTTGTCAG ctggaggaacGAAAGGCAGAGAATGAGGCGATGTGTGAGACTCACAGAGAGAAGATCCAGCAGCTGTGGGAGCGACTGCAGGTTCctcaggaggagagaggtgcCTTCAGTGAGCATATGGTCACATCCAAGAAGAGGAACCTTGAGGCT TTACAAGGAGAAGTTGAGCGTCTGGAGGAGCTCAAATTGTTAAACATCCGTAATGTCACAGATGCCATCCGCTCCGAGATCGCTGTGTTTTGGGAAAAGTGCTTCTTCAGCACCGACCAGCGACAGGCCTTTGCACCATATCTTAGTG AGGATTTTACTGAGGAGCTGTTGTATCTGCATGATGCTGAGATCCAGCGCTTGAAGCAGCATTATGAAGATCACAAAGAGCTTTTTGATGGAGTTCAACAATGGGAAGAAAGCTGGAGACTCTTCCAAGAGCTGGAG AAAAAAGCCACAGATCCGGCAAGATTCACAAATAGAGGAGGGAATCTTCtcaaagaggagaaacagaggtcTGAGCTGCATAAAAGTCTGCCCAAG ctTGAAAGGAAATTAAAAGCCCAGATAGATGGGTGGGAGAGTGAACAGGGTCGGGAGTTTCTGGTAAACGGACAGAAGTTTCTGAAGTATGTGGAGGAACAGTGGGAACTGCACCGactagagaaagaaaaggagaaagaagaaagg CATTTGAAGAGGACCAAACAGACTGAGGAGGATATGCTGTATGGAACAGCTGTGCGAACACCGACCAAACACAGATTCCTGGGCACCACCACACCAAATAATAAATCACGAAAG TTTAATGCCACTTCCAGTATTTCTAGTGCCACCTCCAACAGCACCATGCGCTCCGTCTATGGTGGAACTGTCTGTCGCTCCCCTGTGCCCCGCCCACCTCTCTCTGCAAACAAG TGTCCAGCGGCACGAACACCAGGAGGCGGTAAACCCCCCCAACCCAGACTGCAGGGCTGTAACAAAGAAAACGAGGCTCAGTTGAAGGGAATCCCTCTGAGTGGTGCGTTGCTGACCCCCGCTAGTCCACAGCGTAACTTCAGCATAGCTTCTGTTGCCAGCACATATTCAGAGTTTGTG AGGGACTTGGTCAACAGTGAATCTGTTCAGTCAAG CGAGACCTGTCCAAGGCCTCTGACGCCAAGATCCAGCACAACATCCTGA
- the prc1b gene encoding protein regulator of cytokinesis 1b isoform X1 → MRKSEVLAAEAVSCLNKALCHLKDIWEEIGIPEDQRLQRTNVVKNHIKGLLEMMIKEEECLKKRLLSSIHTCRTEMEKLCLELQLPVFEEEEGVSMLQQEKNIRTQVEALMKERTRRMQQLKDLLEQDQDLCDILCSMPYGIAPESVPSPEQLENFSQHITNQSTEKAKRYAEFMDLKKQIISYMDELDRIPETSFEKDVVCEDEDSFCLSSDNITALKLLLCQLEERKAENEAMCETHREKIQQLWERLQVPQEERGAFSEHMVTSKKRNLEALQGEVERLEELKLLNIRNVTDAIRSEIAVFWEKCFFSTDQRQAFAPYLSEDFTEELLYLHDAEIQRLKQHYEDHKELFDGVQQWEESWRLFQELEKKATDPARFTNRGGNLLKEEKQRSELHKSLPKLERKLKAQIDGWESEQGREFLVNGQKFLKYVEEQWELHRLEKEKEKEERHLKRTKQTEEDMLYGTAVRTPTKHRFLGTTTPNNKSRKQFNATSSISSATSNSTMRSVYGGTVCRSPVPRPPLSANKCPAARTPGGGKPPQPRLQGCNKENEAQLKGIPLSGALLTPASPQRNFSIASVASTYSEFVRDLVNSESVQSSETCPRPLTPRSSTTS, encoded by the exons ATGAGAAAGAG TGAGGTGCTGGCAGCAGAGGCGGTGTCGTGCCTGAACAAAGCTCTGTGTCATCTGAAGGACATCTGGGAGGAGATTGGGATCCCGGAGGACCAGAGACTACAGAGAACAAATGTGGTTAAGAACCACATCAAG GGCTTACTAGAAATGATGATCAAAGAAGAGGAGTGTCTGAAGAAGAGGCTCCTCAGcagcattcacacatgcaggaCAGAAATGGAGAAACTCTGCCTAGAACTTCAGCTGCCTGTGTTTGAG gaagaggagggtgtTAGCATGCTCCAGCAAGAGAAGAACATCCGCACACAGGTGGAGGCCCTGATGAAGGAGAGGACTCGTAGGATGCAGCAGCTGAAGGATCTGCTGGAGCAGGACCAGGACCTGTGCGACATCTTGTGCTCAATGCCATACGGCATCGCTCCGGAATCTGTGCCGTCACCGGAACAACTGGAGAACTTCAGCCAGCACATCACCAATCAGAGCACAGAGAAG GCAAAACGTTATGCTGAGTTCATGGACCTGAAAAAGCAGATCATCTCGTACATGGATGAGCTGGATCGCATCCCTGAGACCAGTTTTGAGAAAGACGTGGTCTGTGAGGATGAGGACTCGTTTTGTCTTTCCAGCGACAATATTACAGCGCTCAAGCTGCTCCTTTGTCAG ctggaggaacGAAAGGCAGAGAATGAGGCGATGTGTGAGACTCACAGAGAGAAGATCCAGCAGCTGTGGGAGCGACTGCAGGTTCctcaggaggagagaggtgcCTTCAGTGAGCATATGGTCACATCCAAGAAGAGGAACCTTGAGGCT TTACAAGGAGAAGTTGAGCGTCTGGAGGAGCTCAAATTGTTAAACATCCGTAATGTCACAGATGCCATCCGCTCCGAGATCGCTGTGTTTTGGGAAAAGTGCTTCTTCAGCACCGACCAGCGACAGGCCTTTGCACCATATCTTAGTG AGGATTTTACTGAGGAGCTGTTGTATCTGCATGATGCTGAGATCCAGCGCTTGAAGCAGCATTATGAAGATCACAAAGAGCTTTTTGATGGAGTTCAACAATGGGAAGAAAGCTGGAGACTCTTCCAAGAGCTGGAG AAAAAAGCCACAGATCCGGCAAGATTCACAAATAGAGGAGGGAATCTTCtcaaagaggagaaacagaggtcTGAGCTGCATAAAAGTCTGCCCAAG ctTGAAAGGAAATTAAAAGCCCAGATAGATGGGTGGGAGAGTGAACAGGGTCGGGAGTTTCTGGTAAACGGACAGAAGTTTCTGAAGTATGTGGAGGAACAGTGGGAACTGCACCGactagagaaagaaaaggagaaagaagaaagg CATTTGAAGAGGACCAAACAGACTGAGGAGGATATGCTGTATGGAACAGCTGTGCGAACACCGACCAAACACAGATTCCTGGGCACCACCACACCAAATAATAAATCACGAAAG cAGTTTAATGCCACTTCCAGTATTTCTAGTGCCACCTCCAACAGCACCATGCGCTCCGTCTATGGTGGAACTGTCTGTCGCTCCCCTGTGCCCCGCCCACCTCTCTCTGCAAACAAG TGTCCAGCGGCACGAACACCAGGAGGCGGTAAACCCCCCCAACCCAGACTGCAGGGCTGTAACAAAGAAAACGAGGCTCAGTTGAAGGGAATCCCTCTGAGTGGTGCGTTGCTGACCCCCGCTAGTCCACAGCGTAACTTCAGCATAGCTTCTGTTGCCAGCACATATTCAGAGTTTGTG AGGGACTTGGTCAACAGTGAATCTGTTCAGTCAAG CGAGACCTGTCCAAGGCCTCTGACGCCAAGATCCAGCACAACATCCTGA
- the prc1b gene encoding protein regulator of cytokinesis 1b isoform X3, whose amino-acid sequence MRKSEVLAAEAVSCLNKALCHLKDIWEEIGIPEDQRLQRTNVVKNHIKGLLEMMIKEEECLKKRLLSSIHTCRTEMEKLCLELQLPVFEEEEGVSMLQQEKNIRTQVEALMKERTRRMQQLKDLLEQDQDLCDILCSMPYGIAPESVPSPEQLENFSQHITNQSTEKAKRYAEFMDLKKQIISYMDELDRIPETSFEKDVVCEDEDSFCLSSDNITALKLLLCQLEERKAENEAMCETHREKIQQLWERLQVPQEERGAFSEHMVTSKKRNLEALQGEVERLEELKLLNIRNVTDAIRSEIAVFWEKCFFSTDQRQAFAPYLSEDFTEELLYLHDAEIQRLKQHYEDHKELFDGVQQWEESWRLFQELEKKATDPARFTNRGGNLLKEEKQRSELHKSLPKLERKLKAQIDGWESEQGREFLVNGQKFLKYVEEQWELHRLEKEKEKEERHLKRTKQTEEDMLYGTAVRTPTKHRFLGTTTPNNKSRKQFNATSSISSATSNSTMRSVYGGTVCRSPVPRPPLSANKCPAARTPGGGKPPQPRLQGCNKENEAQLKGIPLSGALLTPASPQRNFSIASVASTYSEFVRDLSKASDAKIQHNILNSTSSNL is encoded by the exons ATGAGAAAGAG TGAGGTGCTGGCAGCAGAGGCGGTGTCGTGCCTGAACAAAGCTCTGTGTCATCTGAAGGACATCTGGGAGGAGATTGGGATCCCGGAGGACCAGAGACTACAGAGAACAAATGTGGTTAAGAACCACATCAAG GGCTTACTAGAAATGATGATCAAAGAAGAGGAGTGTCTGAAGAAGAGGCTCCTCAGcagcattcacacatgcaggaCAGAAATGGAGAAACTCTGCCTAGAACTTCAGCTGCCTGTGTTTGAG gaagaggagggtgtTAGCATGCTCCAGCAAGAGAAGAACATCCGCACACAGGTGGAGGCCCTGATGAAGGAGAGGACTCGTAGGATGCAGCAGCTGAAGGATCTGCTGGAGCAGGACCAGGACCTGTGCGACATCTTGTGCTCAATGCCATACGGCATCGCTCCGGAATCTGTGCCGTCACCGGAACAACTGGAGAACTTCAGCCAGCACATCACCAATCAGAGCACAGAGAAG GCAAAACGTTATGCTGAGTTCATGGACCTGAAAAAGCAGATCATCTCGTACATGGATGAGCTGGATCGCATCCCTGAGACCAGTTTTGAGAAAGACGTGGTCTGTGAGGATGAGGACTCGTTTTGTCTTTCCAGCGACAATATTACAGCGCTCAAGCTGCTCCTTTGTCAG ctggaggaacGAAAGGCAGAGAATGAGGCGATGTGTGAGACTCACAGAGAGAAGATCCAGCAGCTGTGGGAGCGACTGCAGGTTCctcaggaggagagaggtgcCTTCAGTGAGCATATGGTCACATCCAAGAAGAGGAACCTTGAGGCT TTACAAGGAGAAGTTGAGCGTCTGGAGGAGCTCAAATTGTTAAACATCCGTAATGTCACAGATGCCATCCGCTCCGAGATCGCTGTGTTTTGGGAAAAGTGCTTCTTCAGCACCGACCAGCGACAGGCCTTTGCACCATATCTTAGTG AGGATTTTACTGAGGAGCTGTTGTATCTGCATGATGCTGAGATCCAGCGCTTGAAGCAGCATTATGAAGATCACAAAGAGCTTTTTGATGGAGTTCAACAATGGGAAGAAAGCTGGAGACTCTTCCAAGAGCTGGAG AAAAAAGCCACAGATCCGGCAAGATTCACAAATAGAGGAGGGAATCTTCtcaaagaggagaaacagaggtcTGAGCTGCATAAAAGTCTGCCCAAG ctTGAAAGGAAATTAAAAGCCCAGATAGATGGGTGGGAGAGTGAACAGGGTCGGGAGTTTCTGGTAAACGGACAGAAGTTTCTGAAGTATGTGGAGGAACAGTGGGAACTGCACCGactagagaaagaaaaggagaaagaagaaagg CATTTGAAGAGGACCAAACAGACTGAGGAGGATATGCTGTATGGAACAGCTGTGCGAACACCGACCAAACACAGATTCCTGGGCACCACCACACCAAATAATAAATCACGAAAG cAGTTTAATGCCACTTCCAGTATTTCTAGTGCCACCTCCAACAGCACCATGCGCTCCGTCTATGGTGGAACTGTCTGTCGCTCCCCTGTGCCCCGCCCACCTCTCTCTGCAAACAAG TGTCCAGCGGCACGAACACCAGGAGGCGGTAAACCCCCCCAACCCAGACTGCAGGGCTGTAACAAAGAAAACGAGGCTCAGTTGAAGGGAATCCCTCTGAGTGGTGCGTTGCTGACCCCCGCTAGTCCACAGCGTAACTTCAGCATAGCTTCTGTTGCCAGCACATATTCAGAGTTTGTG CGAGACCTGTCCAAGGCCTCTGACGCCAAGATCCAGCACAACATCCTGAACTCCACCAGCAGCAACCTCTGA
- the prc1b gene encoding protein regulator of cytokinesis 1b isoform X5 has product MRKSEVLAAEAVSCLNKALCHLKDIWEEIGIPEDQRLQRTNVVKNHIKGLLEMMIKEEECLKKRLLSSIHTCRTEMEKLCLELQLPVFEEEEGVSMLQQEKNIRTQVEALMKERTRRMQQLKDLLEQDQDLCDILCSMPYGIAPESVPSPEQLENFSQHITNQSTEKAKRYAEFMDLKKQIISYMDELDRIPETSFEKDVVCEDEDSFCLSSDNITALKLLLCQLEERKAENEAMCETHREKIQQLWERLQVPQEERGAFSEHMVTSKKRNLEALQGEVERLEELKLLNIRNVTDAIRSEIAVFWEKCFFSTDQRQAFAPYLSEDFTEELLYLHDAEIQRLKQHYEDHKELFDGVQQWEESWRLFQELEKKATDPARFTNRGGNLLKEEKQRSELHKSLPKLERKLKAQIDGWESEQGREFLVNGQKFLKYVEEQWELHRLEKEKEKEERHLKRTKQTEEDMLYGTAVRTPTKHRFLGTTTPNNKSRKQFNATSSISSATSNSTMRSVYGGTVCRSPVPRPPLSANKCPAARTPGGGKPPQPRLQGCNKENEAQLKGIPLSARPVQGL; this is encoded by the exons ATGAGAAAGAG TGAGGTGCTGGCAGCAGAGGCGGTGTCGTGCCTGAACAAAGCTCTGTGTCATCTGAAGGACATCTGGGAGGAGATTGGGATCCCGGAGGACCAGAGACTACAGAGAACAAATGTGGTTAAGAACCACATCAAG GGCTTACTAGAAATGATGATCAAAGAAGAGGAGTGTCTGAAGAAGAGGCTCCTCAGcagcattcacacatgcaggaCAGAAATGGAGAAACTCTGCCTAGAACTTCAGCTGCCTGTGTTTGAG gaagaggagggtgtTAGCATGCTCCAGCAAGAGAAGAACATCCGCACACAGGTGGAGGCCCTGATGAAGGAGAGGACTCGTAGGATGCAGCAGCTGAAGGATCTGCTGGAGCAGGACCAGGACCTGTGCGACATCTTGTGCTCAATGCCATACGGCATCGCTCCGGAATCTGTGCCGTCACCGGAACAACTGGAGAACTTCAGCCAGCACATCACCAATCAGAGCACAGAGAAG GCAAAACGTTATGCTGAGTTCATGGACCTGAAAAAGCAGATCATCTCGTACATGGATGAGCTGGATCGCATCCCTGAGACCAGTTTTGAGAAAGACGTGGTCTGTGAGGATGAGGACTCGTTTTGTCTTTCCAGCGACAATATTACAGCGCTCAAGCTGCTCCTTTGTCAG ctggaggaacGAAAGGCAGAGAATGAGGCGATGTGTGAGACTCACAGAGAGAAGATCCAGCAGCTGTGGGAGCGACTGCAGGTTCctcaggaggagagaggtgcCTTCAGTGAGCATATGGTCACATCCAAGAAGAGGAACCTTGAGGCT TTACAAGGAGAAGTTGAGCGTCTGGAGGAGCTCAAATTGTTAAACATCCGTAATGTCACAGATGCCATCCGCTCCGAGATCGCTGTGTTTTGGGAAAAGTGCTTCTTCAGCACCGACCAGCGACAGGCCTTTGCACCATATCTTAGTG AGGATTTTACTGAGGAGCTGTTGTATCTGCATGATGCTGAGATCCAGCGCTTGAAGCAGCATTATGAAGATCACAAAGAGCTTTTTGATGGAGTTCAACAATGGGAAGAAAGCTGGAGACTCTTCCAAGAGCTGGAG AAAAAAGCCACAGATCCGGCAAGATTCACAAATAGAGGAGGGAATCTTCtcaaagaggagaaacagaggtcTGAGCTGCATAAAAGTCTGCCCAAG ctTGAAAGGAAATTAAAAGCCCAGATAGATGGGTGGGAGAGTGAACAGGGTCGGGAGTTTCTGGTAAACGGACAGAAGTTTCTGAAGTATGTGGAGGAACAGTGGGAACTGCACCGactagagaaagaaaaggagaaagaagaaagg CATTTGAAGAGGACCAAACAGACTGAGGAGGATATGCTGTATGGAACAGCTGTGCGAACACCGACCAAACACAGATTCCTGGGCACCACCACACCAAATAATAAATCACGAAAG cAGTTTAATGCCACTTCCAGTATTTCTAGTGCCACCTCCAACAGCACCATGCGCTCCGTCTATGGTGGAACTGTCTGTCGCTCCCCTGTGCCCCGCCCACCTCTCTCTGCAAACAAG TGTCCAGCGGCACGAACACCAGGAGGCGGTAAACCCCCCCAACCCAGACTGCAGGGCTGTAACAAAGAAAACGAGGCTCAGTTGAAGGGAATCCCTCTGAGTG CGAGACCTGTCCAAGGCCTCTGA
- the prc1b gene encoding protein regulator of cytokinesis 1b isoform X4 — translation MRKSEVLAAEAVSCLNKALCHLKDIWEEIGIPEDQRLQRTNVVKNHIKGLLEMMIKEEECLKKRLLSSIHTCRTEMEKLCLELQLPVFEEEEGVSMLQQEKNIRTQVEALMKERTRRMQQLKDLLEQDQDLCDILCSMPYGIAPESVPSPEQLENFSQHITNQSTEKAKRYAEFMDLKKQIISYMDELDRIPETSFEKDVVCEDEDSFCLSSDNITALKLLLCQLEERKAENEAMCETHREKIQQLWERLQVPQEERGAFSEHMVTSKKRNLEALQGEVERLEELKLLNIRNVTDAIRSEIAVFWEKCFFSTDQRQAFAPYLSEDFTEELLYLHDAEIQRLKQHYEDHKELFDGVQQWEESWRLFQELEKKATDPARFTNRGGNLLKEEKQRSELHKSLPKLERKLKAQIDGWESEQGREFLVNGQKFLKYVEEQWELHRLEKEKEKEERHLKRTKQTEEDMLYGTAVRTPTKHRFLGTTTPNNKSRKFNATSSISSATSNSTMRSVYGGTVCRSPVPRPPLSANKCPAARTPGGGKPPQPRLQGCNKENEAQLKGIPLSGALLTPASPQRNFSIASVASTYSEFVRDLSKASDAKIQHNILNSTSSNL, via the exons ATGAGAAAGAG TGAGGTGCTGGCAGCAGAGGCGGTGTCGTGCCTGAACAAAGCTCTGTGTCATCTGAAGGACATCTGGGAGGAGATTGGGATCCCGGAGGACCAGAGACTACAGAGAACAAATGTGGTTAAGAACCACATCAAG GGCTTACTAGAAATGATGATCAAAGAAGAGGAGTGTCTGAAGAAGAGGCTCCTCAGcagcattcacacatgcaggaCAGAAATGGAGAAACTCTGCCTAGAACTTCAGCTGCCTGTGTTTGAG gaagaggagggtgtTAGCATGCTCCAGCAAGAGAAGAACATCCGCACACAGGTGGAGGCCCTGATGAAGGAGAGGACTCGTAGGATGCAGCAGCTGAAGGATCTGCTGGAGCAGGACCAGGACCTGTGCGACATCTTGTGCTCAATGCCATACGGCATCGCTCCGGAATCTGTGCCGTCACCGGAACAACTGGAGAACTTCAGCCAGCACATCACCAATCAGAGCACAGAGAAG GCAAAACGTTATGCTGAGTTCATGGACCTGAAAAAGCAGATCATCTCGTACATGGATGAGCTGGATCGCATCCCTGAGACCAGTTTTGAGAAAGACGTGGTCTGTGAGGATGAGGACTCGTTTTGTCTTTCCAGCGACAATATTACAGCGCTCAAGCTGCTCCTTTGTCAG ctggaggaacGAAAGGCAGAGAATGAGGCGATGTGTGAGACTCACAGAGAGAAGATCCAGCAGCTGTGGGAGCGACTGCAGGTTCctcaggaggagagaggtgcCTTCAGTGAGCATATGGTCACATCCAAGAAGAGGAACCTTGAGGCT TTACAAGGAGAAGTTGAGCGTCTGGAGGAGCTCAAATTGTTAAACATCCGTAATGTCACAGATGCCATCCGCTCCGAGATCGCTGTGTTTTGGGAAAAGTGCTTCTTCAGCACCGACCAGCGACAGGCCTTTGCACCATATCTTAGTG AGGATTTTACTGAGGAGCTGTTGTATCTGCATGATGCTGAGATCCAGCGCTTGAAGCAGCATTATGAAGATCACAAAGAGCTTTTTGATGGAGTTCAACAATGGGAAGAAAGCTGGAGACTCTTCCAAGAGCTGGAG AAAAAAGCCACAGATCCGGCAAGATTCACAAATAGAGGAGGGAATCTTCtcaaagaggagaaacagaggtcTGAGCTGCATAAAAGTCTGCCCAAG ctTGAAAGGAAATTAAAAGCCCAGATAGATGGGTGGGAGAGTGAACAGGGTCGGGAGTTTCTGGTAAACGGACAGAAGTTTCTGAAGTATGTGGAGGAACAGTGGGAACTGCACCGactagagaaagaaaaggagaaagaagaaagg CATTTGAAGAGGACCAAACAGACTGAGGAGGATATGCTGTATGGAACAGCTGTGCGAACACCGACCAAACACAGATTCCTGGGCACCACCACACCAAATAATAAATCACGAAAG TTTAATGCCACTTCCAGTATTTCTAGTGCCACCTCCAACAGCACCATGCGCTCCGTCTATGGTGGAACTGTCTGTCGCTCCCCTGTGCCCCGCCCACCTCTCTCTGCAAACAAG TGTCCAGCGGCACGAACACCAGGAGGCGGTAAACCCCCCCAACCCAGACTGCAGGGCTGTAACAAAGAAAACGAGGCTCAGTTGAAGGGAATCCCTCTGAGTGGTGCGTTGCTGACCCCCGCTAGTCCACAGCGTAACTTCAGCATAGCTTCTGTTGCCAGCACATATTCAGAGTTTGTG CGAGACCTGTCCAAGGCCTCTGACGCCAAGATCCAGCACAACATCCTGAACTCCACCAGCAGCAACCTCTGA
- the prc1b gene encoding protein regulator of cytokinesis 1b isoform X6, which translates to MRKSEVLAAEAVSCLNKALCHLKDIWEEIGIPEDQRLQRTNVVKNHIKGLLEMMIKEEECLKKRLLSSIHTCRTEMEKLCLELQLPVFEEEEGVSMLQQEKNIRTQVEALMKERTRRMQQLKDLLEQDQDLCDILCSMPYGIAPESVPSPEQLENFSQHITNQSTEKAKRYAEFMDLKKQIISYMDELDRIPETSFEKDVVCEDEDSFCLSSDNITALKLLLCQLEERKAENEAMCETHREKIQQLWERLQVPQEERGAFSEHMVTSKKRNLEALQGEVERLEELKLLNIRNVTDAIRSEIAVFWEKCFFSTDQRQAFAPYLSEDFTEELLYLHDAEIQRLKQHYEDHKELFDGVQQWEESWRLFQELEKKATDPARFTNRGGNLLKEEKQRSELHKSLPKLERKLKAQIDGWESEQGREFLVNGQKFLKYVEEQWELHRLEKEKEKEERHLKRTKQTEEDMLYGTAVRTPTKHRFLGTTTPNNKSRKQFNATSSISSATSNSTMRSVYGGTVCRSPVPRPPLSANKCPAARTPGGGKPPQPRLQGCNKENEAQLKGIPLSEGLGQQ; encoded by the exons ATGAGAAAGAG TGAGGTGCTGGCAGCAGAGGCGGTGTCGTGCCTGAACAAAGCTCTGTGTCATCTGAAGGACATCTGGGAGGAGATTGGGATCCCGGAGGACCAGAGACTACAGAGAACAAATGTGGTTAAGAACCACATCAAG GGCTTACTAGAAATGATGATCAAAGAAGAGGAGTGTCTGAAGAAGAGGCTCCTCAGcagcattcacacatgcaggaCAGAAATGGAGAAACTCTGCCTAGAACTTCAGCTGCCTGTGTTTGAG gaagaggagggtgtTAGCATGCTCCAGCAAGAGAAGAACATCCGCACACAGGTGGAGGCCCTGATGAAGGAGAGGACTCGTAGGATGCAGCAGCTGAAGGATCTGCTGGAGCAGGACCAGGACCTGTGCGACATCTTGTGCTCAATGCCATACGGCATCGCTCCGGAATCTGTGCCGTCACCGGAACAACTGGAGAACTTCAGCCAGCACATCACCAATCAGAGCACAGAGAAG GCAAAACGTTATGCTGAGTTCATGGACCTGAAAAAGCAGATCATCTCGTACATGGATGAGCTGGATCGCATCCCTGAGACCAGTTTTGAGAAAGACGTGGTCTGTGAGGATGAGGACTCGTTTTGTCTTTCCAGCGACAATATTACAGCGCTCAAGCTGCTCCTTTGTCAG ctggaggaacGAAAGGCAGAGAATGAGGCGATGTGTGAGACTCACAGAGAGAAGATCCAGCAGCTGTGGGAGCGACTGCAGGTTCctcaggaggagagaggtgcCTTCAGTGAGCATATGGTCACATCCAAGAAGAGGAACCTTGAGGCT TTACAAGGAGAAGTTGAGCGTCTGGAGGAGCTCAAATTGTTAAACATCCGTAATGTCACAGATGCCATCCGCTCCGAGATCGCTGTGTTTTGGGAAAAGTGCTTCTTCAGCACCGACCAGCGACAGGCCTTTGCACCATATCTTAGTG AGGATTTTACTGAGGAGCTGTTGTATCTGCATGATGCTGAGATCCAGCGCTTGAAGCAGCATTATGAAGATCACAAAGAGCTTTTTGATGGAGTTCAACAATGGGAAGAAAGCTGGAGACTCTTCCAAGAGCTGGAG AAAAAAGCCACAGATCCGGCAAGATTCACAAATAGAGGAGGGAATCTTCtcaaagaggagaaacagaggtcTGAGCTGCATAAAAGTCTGCCCAAG ctTGAAAGGAAATTAAAAGCCCAGATAGATGGGTGGGAGAGTGAACAGGGTCGGGAGTTTCTGGTAAACGGACAGAAGTTTCTGAAGTATGTGGAGGAACAGTGGGAACTGCACCGactagagaaagaaaaggagaaagaagaaagg CATTTGAAGAGGACCAAACAGACTGAGGAGGATATGCTGTATGGAACAGCTGTGCGAACACCGACCAAACACAGATTCCTGGGCACCACCACACCAAATAATAAATCACGAAAG cAGTTTAATGCCACTTCCAGTATTTCTAGTGCCACCTCCAACAGCACCATGCGCTCCGTCTATGGTGGAACTGTCTGTCGCTCCCCTGTGCCCCGCCCACCTCTCTCTGCAAACAAG TGTCCAGCGGCACGAACACCAGGAGGCGGTAAACCCCCCCAACCCAGACTGCAGGGCTGTAACAAAGAAAACGAGGCTCAGTTGAAGGGAATCCCTCTGAGTG AGGGACTTGGTCAACAGTGA